In Paralichthys olivaceus isolate ysfri-2021 chromosome 12, ASM2471397v2, whole genome shotgun sequence, the genomic window TTGATTACTTTAGAAGAATCTTCTAGcttctttcctctctcacacacatgcacgcacacacacagctgacgtCTCTGAGTCGCTACAGTTTAAATGTCGATTTGTTAGAAATTACACAATATCAACAATGATCATCATATACGTCGATACTTATATAAAATGAGTCTAATCTTTCTTCAGAGCAGCACATTCGTTCAGAATTCAGCTCGTCTCTCGCGCTGATATGCACCCACatacgcactcacacacacagttgttctGACTGTGTGCACTGATCGTAAATGAGCTTGGCTTGATCACTTAGTCACATGGTCTTTATCTAACGTACActctctttcattctcactCAGGTATGTATACTCTCTCACCCAGATGTGCTCACAAGTACCAAAATTGATTTAATGTGAATCAGCACCCGGTAGTACAGACATAATTCGGTGGTACCCTCATAAGTACTGAGTTTGGTACCCATACctatttactgtatatgccacaaTCAACAAGCTCAACTTACCATGTATCACCAGTACAGCCAGCTGAGTACATCTCCATGCTAAAAGGACCAGTGGGTCTTCGTTGCGATTGACACTGAGGTCAGGGAAGTCGGGGTCATCCCTCAGGAGCAGGAAGTGAGTCAGCGTTTTGTTGTACTGCTGAGAGATGAGCTCCAATGTGGCATCAGTCACCAGTGTGCTGTAACTGTCGAGGTGGAGGCGCACCAGAGGAAGGCTTGGTTTTAGGACCCTGAGGAGCTCCGAGCTGTCGACCTCTAGGGCCATGATATAGACTCGCAGGTTGGCACTCACACGAACCTGAGGATGAACAGGTTATCTTGACTGATGAATTCAATGATAAGTGGTACTTTTCAACAAACATCCATGCCTTGTCATCCAATACAACAACTGTTACATAGAAAATCTGAGATTACCAGTGCCTTCCAATCGTCCTCTGTAGCGGTCCCTTCTAACGATTTGAACTCCAGGGCGGCGCCATTGAGCAGCAGGGAGAGGCGATGGAGTGGAGTTCGGCGTGGCGATGCCAGCAGACCACAAAGCTCAGATGTCAAGTCAGAGAAATCCAGAGCCAAAGAATTAAGATTAGAGAGTCGATCTAACTCTGATGGTGAGATGAGTGGGCCTGAGGACAGTTTCCAGAAAGGAGACAtgttacaaaacaaaaatgtgcaaATCTGGCTGTAATTTTTGAACTATTTAATCAAGTGGTGAGCCCCAAGCTTGTGACATACCAGACAAACACATACCTAGCTGGTGGTCCAGTAAACTGAGGTGCCGCAGGGTCTCAGCTGAAGGATTAGAGAGGCAGGCTAAGGAGCAGGGAGTCACCAGACCCAGCATGAAGCTGCAGGACAACCATCTCAGCTGCCGGCTGTTGGACAGCAACTCCATGAACAACTGCTGGATCCTGCAAATAGCAGAGGGGACTGGTTAATGAACAGAGGTAGGGGGAATTATCTTAAAAGAACTTTACCAGCATGACTCAAGCTTCCTAGAAGGTTGCTTTGACACACCTGCAAATCTGTCCATTccaaaagaatgaaatgaaatctagGACTGATTGCATCCTTAAAAATACACCTTAGAGGTcaagaaggaaaaaacagatTGAGTTTGGGATATAGAATTTAGCATAGAGAAATGTATAACACTGGGAAAATTGGAATTTAATATGAGAATATAAGACCAATGAAATCAAAAACAAgtatttaaattattcaaattttaCTCTATATGCAGACTTGAACAGTGTGTGCGATTATATGTAAGCACATTTTATCAGGCATTATTTAACTggtttgatgaaaaacaatacaacaaagcagaaaacagaGGGTATGTGTTCCTCTTGTAAGGCCACCAACATCACTAACATTGAGTTTATGAAACAAACCAACAGTGGTGGTTGTGAATGAGAAGAACTATGTTACAAAAAGGAACGGACCTCAAGAGAACCAACCATCTGTGGACATCAAACAATATGTGAATGCTTAAAAGTTTTATGAAGTAGCACAGTGCATGACTCGAAGAATGTGTAGAACAACATCAAAGAAGTAACATTAGAGATGCTCAAATACTGATACCAGCATTGGAAACGTCTCCAACACTGACAAAATTGCCGGCTCGGGCATCTACAAGTACTTAAGTCTATGTGCCGATCCGATGACGTCTTTGTATATTAGTTTCACCCAGATAGAACtgctattttattttccttgacATCACTTCTTTGCTGctccaaaacaaacatcttCAATCTTTTTCTTCAGAAAATTGTAAGTGTGCTTACTCATTGATCTTTTTGTCCCCCTGGTGGATTTGGTGCAGGTTTGAGCTGTCTAATAGTCCCTCCTGCTGAAGAATACAGGTGTCTCCATACAGACTCAGCTTTTTCAGGTTTCTAGAGAACAAGAGAGTCAACACAAAGATgttacaaacagaaaaaaaaca contains:
- the LOC109628078 gene encoding F-box only protein 33, producing the protein MALCGGVGAMALPSELIVHIFSFLSDRDKLRASAVCSRWRECLFYPALWTELKLRIGGGRLGGGGSEETPRLEFLMRKFGSFVRELQLELAPVEGYLSPLSNDPSSARMDQPPGPDGDPQLSERWRDAMATYLDQVLCVVTSIRNNRNLKKLSLYGDTCILQQEGLLDSSNLHQIHQGDKKINEIQQLFMELLSNSRQLRWLSCSFMLGLVTPCSLACLSNPSAETLRHLSLLDHQLGPLISPSELDRLSNLNSLALDFSDLTSELCGLLASPRRTPLHRLSLLLNGAALEFKSLEGTATEDDWKALVRVSANLRVYIMALEVDSSELLRVLKPSLPLVRLHLDSYSTLVTDATLELISQQYNKTLTHFLLLRDDPDFPDLSVNRNEDPLVLLAWRCTQLAVLVIHGYTVWSHNLVAISRLRGSSLRTLTVSEESIDFDPDQSVCMEGDPVHNLVKEVSLGLGRVWHPCLDSSLVLSEPTQQFYRELQAFSMGM